In the genome of Massilia sp. W12, the window GCATTTGAACATGGCCAGGATGCGCGCGCCCTGTTCGCCTGCCTGCTGGGCGGCTTGTTTGCCTTCTTTTTACTGGAAAAAGTCGCCCTGCTGCGCCATTCCCATCACCACGAGGCCGACGGCCATCACCATGCGCACGGACATGATGCGCGCGAGGCCGGCAAGGCCGGGTGGATGGTTCTGGTAGGCGACAGCTTGCATAACTTCACCGACGGCATTCTGGTGGCCGCCGCCTTTTTAGCCAATCCGCAACTCGGCGTGGTCACCGGCCTGGCCATCATCGCCCACGAAATCCCGCAGGAAATCGGCGACTTCATTGTCTTGCTCAACGCCGGCTTTTCACGCCGGCGCGCGTATTGCTATAACCTGATTTCCAGCCTGATGGCGGTGGCCGGCGGCGTGCTCGGCTATTAC includes:
- a CDS encoding ZIP family metal transporter, whose amino-acid sequence is MPELTPVLSAILLTTLVAGVVSISAAALFSFTLLAKVVERMVSLSVGIMLSTSFLHALPEAFEHGQDARALFACLLGGLFAFFLLEKVALLRHSHHHEADGHHHAHGHDAREAGKAGWMVLVGDSLHNFTDGILVAAAFLANPQLGVVTGLAIIAHEIPQEIGDFIVLLNAGFSRRRAYCYNLISSLMAVAGGVLGYYTLAQASQMIPYVLVLAASGFIYIAVSDLMPQMQRRATLRETIPQVLLISLGVALVLGLSHLRH